The genomic stretch CCTCGCGCCGGTTTTCATCACTGGTCAGATAGTCGTCGATGGCGCTTAGCGCGAACAACGGCGCCGCCAGCCCGCGATCCGACACCGACAGCCCGAACGCCTGTCGGGCGTCGCAGGCGTGGATCAACGCGTTGGATACCGCGCAGCCGAGATCGCTGTCCGGCGTCCAGTGGGCGAACATCACCAGATCAAGCTGTTGCAGCGTATGACGCGCCTGCAATTCGGGCAGCAGCGCCTGCATCATCGCGGTAAAAGTATGACGGCCGTTGAGCCAACGGGTCAGCAGGGCGTCGTCCGGCTCCTGCGGTTCGTCGTGGGAACGGAAAAAAGCACGCAGATAATCCGCCATCAATGCCTGACTGGGATGCGGGGCCAGTAACGCGGCCTCGTTCTCGGGCGCAAAAGCGCGCCATACCAGGTCATCCGGCTGGATACACAACGTCATGGCGTATCCCCGCGCCAGATCTCGACCGGCTGTTGCCGGGCCAGCAACTGCTCGGTGGTTTCCGGCTGGCGAATCAGGGTCAGGCGGCGACCGTCCACCATCACTTCCGCCGGGTAACCGAAGCTAAGGAACGAGCCCGGCGACGCGGTCAGCCCGTAAGCGCCGGAGTGGGTGATGCCGATCAGATCGTCGACCGCCAGCGTCGGCAGCAGCACATTGTCGCCCAGCAGATCGGTGGGCGTGCAAAGCGGCCCGCTGACCTGATAAGGCTGCAACGGCCGCTCCAGATTGTCGCCCAGCCGCAACAACGGAAAGTTTTTGCGCAGCATGCTGTTCAGGCCGGCCGCCGCACTGTGGCAATTAGCGCCGCCATCGCAGATAGCGAACGTTTTCCCGCCGGCGGTTTTCAGGGTGTTGACCCGGGTGACGAACAGGCCGGCTTCCGCTACCAGATAACGCCCCAGTTCGATGATGATCTGCGTGGCGGCGGCCTGGCGGCGGAAGTCCGCCACGATTGACGCGATGGCCTCGGTTAACGCCGGCAGATCCAACGGCGTTTCCTTCGCAAAATAGGGGACGCCGAAACCGCCGCCGACATCGACAAAATCCAGCGTTAACTGGTGCGTATCGCGCAGATTTAGCGCCAGTTGCAGGATATTTCGGGTGTTGTCGGCGATAGACTGGGCATTGAGGATCCGGGTGCCCAGATAAACATGAAAACCGCGCAGAGAAACCGAGGGCCAACGGTGCAGGCTGGTCAGCACGGTATGCAGGGTATCCAGCGTCATGCCGAACTGGGTGGGTTTGCCGCTCATCACCAGCCGGGCGTGTTCGCTGCTGAAATCCGGATTGATGCGCAGCGCCACCGTCTGCACGGTATTGGCCTGCGCGGCCAGCCGGTTGAGGTTATCCAGCTCTGCTACCGATTCCACCACAATCGCCCGGATGCCGCAGTCAATAGCGAATTTCAGCGCAGGCAGGGATTTGCCCGGCCCGACATACAGGATGTGCTGCGGCGAGACGCCCGCCGCCAGCGCGGTTTTCAGCTCGGCAGGCGAGCAGACCTCACATCCCGCTCCTTGTTCCGCCAGCACGCTGACCACCGAAAGATTGGGATTGGCTTTCAGAGAATAGTAAATCGCGGTTCCGGTTGGCAGTTGCTGGCGGAGTTGCTGGAACTGGCCGCGCAACTGACGGGCGCTATAAACATAGAAAGGCGTACCGATGCGGTCGGCAATATCGGCGACAGGCACCTCTTCTATATAGCCGTTGGCGAACAGCGAGTCAGCCTCGGAACGGGCAACGGGATGGGCGGGGTCAGCCATGATGAAGCCGCTCGCGCAGGAAGCGCGTCAGACTGGTCAGATTCTGGAAGGCATCAAAAACGCGGTCGTTCGTCAGGTCGAACAGATCGCCGCTCAGGTTGTAGGCCGCTTCGCAGTGGTCGCTGAGTACGGCAATCAGGGTGACGATGTTGATGGAGTCCAGACGCCCTTCTTCGCCGAACAGGGGGGCTCCCTGAAAGATCTCGGCAATACGGCCTTTATCGACGCCAATCGCGGTGAGTTTGTCACGCAGGAGGGTATGCAAGGTGTCATCATCATGATGAGTCATTACCGGATAATCCATTCTACTCCCCTTATCTGTCTCTTTGACGGGAGTATAACCAGCGTTATTCAGGCGTTTTGTTTGAAATTGCACGCTCGCTGATATGAAAGGATTAATGTCGTCAGATCGGCGGTAAAATCGGCATAATTTATTCTGATAGCTACGTTATCGCGTTTTTTGTCCGAATGTTTCCATCATCGATATTCTGCGGGGAGCGCGTGCGGGATATAACAGGATGCGGTCGGCATTCCGTCACAGACAGGCTGAAGGGAGAATTGGGCAATATCGGGATACAGAGCGAAAATAATAGAGAGGGAGAAAATGACCTTTCTCTCTCCTGCAAGCCTTGTGGGATAACAAGAGAGAGAAGGGCTAACAATATAGCATTATTGCCTGCCATACTCCGGATTACAGAGAGGTGACCGCCTGCATTCATCCCCGTCGCTGACTCATGCCAGTTTCCGGTGATTCACTGGGTTGCCGCCTTTCTGCCGCCCGAATTATTTAGGGCATATACCCGTCATACTTCAAGTTGCAGGTGTGTTGGCTGCGTTACTCGGCCCATTTCATGGGCCTCGCCCCTTCGGGGCCGCTGCCAGCAGCGTTCAAATCGGCTTACGCCAATTTGTCACTCACCCCAGTCACTTACTTATGTAAGCTCCTGGGGATTTACTCGGTTGCCGCCTTCCTGCAACTCGAATTATTTAGGGTAGAGAATTAATAAACTAACAGATATTTCCCTGGTGTGCGCCAATTTGGCTTTCCGATCTTTAAAGCGGATCAGATGTTTTTATTTTGGTACTTGATGTTATTTTTTGAAAATTCTAAGGATTTTGTACAGGGAAAGATAGTTAGACTTAGGTATAGGTTGATACTATACTTTCGTGCCGTTATGGTCAGGCTGGGCTGTCGCACGCGATTTTGGGAGAGTTGGATGTCTATATCATTCTCTAACGTTGACTTCATCAATAGCACAATACAAACCTATCTTAACAGAAAGTTAAAAAGCTATGGCGACCCCAAGTACGCCTATTTGATCATGAACAAGAAGAAACCGACGGATGTTGTGATCATCTCCAACTATCCGACGGAATGGGTTGATATTTACAGAAATAACAATTATCAGCATATTGACCCGGTAATCCTGACCGCCATCAATAAGATTTCTCCTTTTTCCTGGGATGATGATCTGGTCATCAGTTCAAAGTTGAAATTTTCCAGAATATTCAATCTCTCCAAAGAATACGACATTGTTAATGGCTATACCTTTGTGTTGCACGACCCGGGCAACAATTTGGCCGCCTTGTCTTTTATGATTGAAGAGCATCGCAGCGAAGAACTGGAAGAAATTATTCAGAATAATAAAGATAAATTGCAAATGCTGTTGATTTCAGCTCATGAGAAACTCACCTCTCTTTACCGAGAGATGAGCAGAAACAGAAACAACAGCAAGTCGCAGGAAGCCGATCTTTTCTCACAAAGAGAAAACGAAATTCTCTACTGGGCAAGCATGGGGAAAACCTATCAGGAGATTGCGCTTATTCTTGGTATCACCACCAGTACAGTAAAATTTCATATCGGCAACGTTGTAAAAAAACTGGGTGTGCTGAATGCCAAGCATGCGATCAGGCTCGGCGTTGAAATGAATCTGATCAAGCCAGTGGGACCAGCAAAGGCAAGGTCTTAAGCTGCTCGGATTCGGCCGTTGTTATCTGTGTAATGCGTTCGATCAGCGCGTATCGGCTCTCATCGTCTGTGGGCAGGTGCAGCAGATAAATTTTCTCCTGCTTTTCCGACAACCCCTGCTGAATGATGGAAATGCGCCAGCCTGAACGTTTTAACAAGGTCAGCATCGGGTGGCTGACAATCGTGAGTATCCCGTCATAATGGCATTTTCTGGCGTAATTGATCATGGCAAGAAATAACGTCAGGCAAGCTGGGTTACGGGTGCCAATCAAATTTCTCACTCGGTCACGGTCGACGAAAAACCGGCTGGACTCAATGTAATTTCCTTCGGGGATGTTGAGACCGTCGAAATAAGAGAAAAACGTGCCAGTAATCATGTTGGGATATTTCATTTCTATAAATCTGACACTGCAAATGATTTTTCCTTCCTTGACGCCTAACAAGTAGGTCGTGTGTTCATTATCGTACTCGTCAAATTCCATCCCGTTAATACAGTTGACGGTCCAGTCCAGACGGTCCTTAAATGTCTCTTTGCGTAGTGTAAACACCTCGTCCAGCTTGTTATTTGACATTAAGCTAAAACTCACATCAAATATTTCTAACATATTTCCCCCTGTCATCACTTTTATGTCTTTTTACGCAAAAACTCACCTGGTGGGGATATATGTTAACGTTTTTACCGCTTGCTTTTCCAGCGTGATTATTTGCGTCCATTTAAGGAAAGTTTATTTTCATTAGTTGACATATTATTTCCTTTTCTATCCTCATTGTGGCATCTGCCAGCCGGACAATCTCCCTCCTTGTTGCCGTGATAAAGTCGCCTGGACTTAGCGGTGGTCCGATGTGGTTAACGGTCACGTGCCATCTGGTCGGTGTTTTTCAGGCATAGAGCGGCGATAAGATTAATTGGCGGGCAGGGCTGTCATCAATACCGATGCGAGTTCGGCCGTGGGAAATGATGTGCCGTAATCCCGGTTTTCCGGCCTGCTGTTTCCATCTGAATGGAAGGCGGCTTGGGGTATTTAGACGATCGGCGAGAGGACGATACAGAAAAAGTATCAATAGCGACGAGAAGTTGTGATTAATTAATGGAAATAATAGCGTGGTAATGATGTAGGTTCCGTCACTGCCATCTGATATGGCTGCACGGATGATAGCAAACTGAAAAAAAGGGACTGACATATGCAGAAAAACACAACGTTCAGACAGGCGTGGCTGGTTGCGCTGGCGCTGGCGGCCACAACGGTAAGCCATGCGGCCGTTGCCGCGGAAAGTTCGGGTTCAGGGGCCGCTTCGTCATCGGCCGCGGCGATTGCAGTGGGGACGATTGATCAGGTTTCGTTTGGCGACAGCGCGTCGGAGAAAAGTCATAGCCTGGTAAAAAACAACAGCCAGACACTCTCCGGCGGGCTGGGCGAATCTGCCCGCAGATTACTGCCGCTCAGCCCGGCAGGCGTTTATGGCGGTAGTCTGACGGTTACCCTGCGGGTGGATCCGCTGCGCCGTAACTACGTTTCCGTCAAACTGTGGGGAGAGGATGACGGCAACTATGATACCGGCCGCCTTTATCTGTACATCGTCAAAGATGGTGTGGAATATCAGGTCGGCTACCGTCATGAGGGCGACTATATGCCACTCAGCGTGACCCACTGGAGTAAACCGTTGCCCGGGCGTTTCTTCTATTCGACTACCTTACTGCCTTACGCGATGACCAAAGGCAGCAGCACCGTTACCCTGAAAATCGTTTCCACTGGCCGTCTCTATCCGTTCGGCAGCGGCGGTCCGGATGCCAGCAATCCGTATCAATATGCGATGAACGTGCCGAGTCGCGGAATTTACCGGGCTTATACCCATGTCGATCCGTTCCTCGACGTTTCGGGCGAAAGGCAGGGCAGTGCGCCGGCGGTCACCACCCGTCCTGCTCCGGGCGATGAGATTCTGGGCGCGAATGGCTCGTTCCGCGTCGCCATCAATAACCGAATCGCCAGCCTGCTTGGCAAGGCGCCGACAACGGCGAATCTCTCCGGCGGCGATTTGCGCTATCTTGCCCGCGCCTATTCCGTTGCGGAACTGAGCAGTTATCAGAACCCGACGGTGGTGAGCCAGGTTGTCGCCGCGCTGGATGCTTACGCCGCGCAGTACTATGACGACAACAATACAGTGAAAAACTGGGGCGGGAGTTTTGGCTCGCAGGGACAGGCGATCTATTACCTGCGAGATCAGCTGACTGGCGATATTCTCAATGCCTCTGTCAGCTATGGCGCTGCCGGCAAGAAAACGCGCCGCGCCGCCTGGGCCGATATGCTGTTTGCCAGCCGTGAATACGGCCGATTGCAAAATCGTCTTAGATTGAGCAACCAGAACCTGATTGCCAATACCAGTATCTATTTCGCCAACAAAGGTATGTTGGTGTTGAAAGATTCGCGCGCTTT from Dickeya fangzhongdai encodes the following:
- a CDS encoding acyl-homoserine-lactone synthase, whose product is MLEIFDVSFSLMSNNKLDEVFTLRKETFKDRLDWTVNCINGMEFDEYDNEHTTYLLGVKEGKIICSVRFIEMKYPNMITGTFFSYFDGLNIPEGNYIESSRFFVDRDRVRNLIGTRNPACLTLFLAMINYARKCHYDGILTIVSHPMLTLLKRSGWRISIIQQGLSEKQEKIYLLHLPTDDESRYALIERITQITTAESEQLKTLPLLVPLA
- a CDS encoding helix-turn-helix transcriptional regulator — protein: MSISFSNVDFINSTIQTYLNRKLKSYGDPKYAYLIMNKKKPTDVVIISNYPTEWVDIYRNNNYQHIDPVILTAINKISPFSWDDDLVISSKLKFSRIFNLSKEYDIVNGYTFVLHDPGNNLAALSFMIEEHRSEELEEIIQNNKDKLQMLLISAHEKLTSLYREMSRNRNNSKSQEADLFSQRENEILYWASMGKTYQEIALILGITTSTVKFHIGNVVKKLGVLNAKHAIRLGVEMNLIKPVGPAKARS
- the lysA gene encoding diaminopimelate decarboxylase — its product is MADPAHPVARSEADSLFANGYIEEVPVADIADRIGTPFYVYSARQLRGQFQQLRQQLPTGTAIYYSLKANPNLSVVSVLAEQGAGCEVCSPAELKTALAAGVSPQHILYVGPGKSLPALKFAIDCGIRAIVVESVAELDNLNRLAAQANTVQTVALRINPDFSSEHARLVMSGKPTQFGMTLDTLHTVLTSLHRWPSVSLRGFHVYLGTRILNAQSIADNTRNILQLALNLRDTHQLTLDFVDVGGGFGVPYFAKETPLDLPALTEAIASIVADFRRQAAATQIIIELGRYLVAEAGLFVTRVNTLKTAGGKTFAICDGGANCHSAAAGLNSMLRKNFPLLRLGDNLERPLQPYQVSGPLCTPTDLLGDNVLLPTLAVDDLIGITHSGAYGLTASPGSFLSFGYPAEVMVDGRRLTLIRQPETTEQLLARQQPVEIWRGDTP